A window from Roseburia sp. 499 encodes these proteins:
- a CDS encoding GGDEF domain-containing protein: MKRILNVLYGVCVGMVVGLFLCLCGEFRNEVFQTREDSGYAYLTEYKQEKVEDRSAPVGVKNEYVIQQLAIPEGGRNLIFYTIHQNVEVYIGEELVYSVRPAENNPFGKTPGNNWNVIPIYEKDAGKEIRIVIIPVYESSIDIVPDFYFGARVGIWAKVMQRNLLALILSVLAIVSGIILVVFGLLTRRSVEMNKGLTMMGMFALNIGIWKLSESDAMAMVFRNSIVLAYIPFLALLLVVVPFVLYMKNLFAKESRIWYVPCFISIFVIMISIVLQITGIADFRQTLWMNHMVMGTVIVVGLFMLIRELRMVGWSRHLKIMVICMSSCLVGMLGDIAIYYGSNGATMTVMGMLGFLIYIIVLGVISIKEVRKLMSIGKQAKRYEQMAYHDQLTGLYNRAAYADYIGRPEFKSEHCILVMFDLNNLKYCNDTWGHEMGDSYIVNSAELIYDAFGSVGKCYRMGGDEFCVLLKEVSLKKCENLVKKLQKETEIWNSETKEKFQIQIACGYAQFDEDMDYDLGDTLRRADKMMYHEKFKMKQE, translated from the coding sequence ATGAAAAGAATTTTAAATGTTTTGTATGGTGTTTGTGTTGGTATGGTAGTGGGGCTTTTTTTATGCTTATGTGGGGAATTTCGAAACGAAGTATTTCAGACTCGTGAGGATAGTGGATATGCATATTTGACGGAATATAAGCAGGAGAAAGTAGAAGACAGGAGTGCGCCTGTTGGGGTAAAAAATGAATATGTAATACAGCAGTTGGCTATTCCGGAAGGAGGAAGAAATCTAATATTTTATACCATACACCAAAATGTAGAGGTATATATTGGAGAAGAACTTGTATACAGTGTGCGACCGGCAGAAAACAATCCATTTGGAAAGACCCCGGGAAATAACTGGAATGTAATACCGATTTATGAAAAAGATGCAGGAAAGGAAATCAGAATCGTAATCATTCCGGTGTATGAAAGTTCTATTGATATTGTTCCGGATTTTTATTTTGGAGCGAGAGTTGGTATTTGGGCAAAAGTAATGCAACGTAATTTGTTGGCGCTTATTTTGAGTGTACTTGCGATTGTTTCGGGCATTATACTTGTTGTGTTTGGCCTGCTTACACGTCGAAGTGTAGAGATGAATAAGGGACTGACGATGATGGGAATGTTTGCACTGAATATAGGAATTTGGAAGTTGTCGGAAAGTGATGCTATGGCAATGGTGTTCCGTAATTCTATTGTTTTGGCATATATACCATTTTTGGCATTGTTGTTGGTAGTTGTTCCGTTTGTGTTATATATGAAGAATTTATTTGCGAAAGAAAGCAGAATCTGGTATGTACCGTGTTTTATAAGTATTTTTGTAATAATGATTTCCATTGTTTTACAGATTACCGGGATAGCCGATTTCAGGCAGACTCTGTGGATGAATCACATGGTCATGGGGACCGTGATAGTGGTTGGACTGTTTATGCTGATTCGAGAACTTCGTATGGTTGGCTGGAGCAGGCACTTAAAGATTATGGTTATATGCATGAGTTCATGTTTAGTTGGAATGTTAGGAGACATTGCTATTTACTATGGTTCTAATGGTGCTACCATGACAGTTATGGGAATGCTGGGATTTCTGATTTACATTATCGTATTGGGAGTAATATCTATAAAAGAAGTGCGAAAATTGATGTCTATAGGAAAGCAGGCAAAGCGGTATGAGCAGATGGCGTACCACGACCAGCTTACCGGACTTTATAATAGGGCGGCTTATGCGGATTATATAGGGCGTCCGGAGTTTAAGTCGGAGCATTGTATTTTGGTAATGTTTGATTTAAATAATTTGAAATATTGTAATGATACCTGGGGACATGAAATGGGGGATTCTTATATTGTAAATAGTGCAGAGCTTATTTACGATGCATTCGGTAGCGTAGGAAAATGTTACCGAATGGGTGGAGATGAATTTTGTGTACTTTTAAAAGAAGTTTCTTTGAAAAAATGTGAAAATCTAGTAAAGAAATTGCAGAAAGAAACAGAAATCTGGAATAGCGAGACGAAAGAAAAATTCCAGATTCAAATTGCGTGTGGGTATGCGCAATTTGATGAAGATATGGACTATGATTTGGGTGATACCTTAAGGCGCGCCGATAAAATGATGTATCACGAAAAGTTTAAAATGAAACAGGAATAG
- a CDS encoding TetR/AcrR family transcriptional regulator has protein sequence MPPKPKCTKEDIIKTAFEMTRENGIESVVARELGKRLGVSVTPIFSNFKSMHELEEEVRKLAMQEFDKYIADALNYSPAFKQFGMQMIRFAKEEPKLFQVVYMQEHAESLRFDEMFKRMGDVVKVCVEVVQKDYDLTEKEAYEVFSQSWLTTFSLCVLEANKICSFSDDEISEVLSRGFQAILMLVKSGGCKVVSVDRESEMQSMG, from the coding sequence ATGCCACCAAAACCAAAATGTACAAAAGAGGATATTATAAAGACAGCATTTGAAATGACAAGAGAGAACGGAATTGAATCTGTGGTTGCAAGAGAACTGGGAAAAAGATTGGGGGTATCAGTTACCCCCATTTTTTCTAATTTCAAGAGTATGCACGAATTGGAAGAAGAAGTAAGAAAGCTTGCAATGCAGGAATTTGACAAATACATTGCAGATGCATTGAACTATTCACCCGCATTTAAACAGTTTGGAATGCAGATGATTCGTTTCGCAAAGGAAGAACCGAAATTGTTCCAGGTGGTTTATATGCAGGAACATGCAGAAAGTTTGCGTTTTGATGAAATGTTTAAAAGGATGGGGGATGTAGTTAAAGTTTGTGTTGAGGTAGTGCAGAAGGATTATGACTTGACAGAGAAGGAAGCGTATGAAGTTTTTAGTCAGTCATGGTTGACAACCTTTTCACTCTGTGTGCTGGAAGCAAATAAGATTTGCAGTTTTTCTGATGACGAGATTTCAGAGGTTTTGAGCAGAGGATTTCAAGCAATCTTAATGCTTGTAAAATCTGGAGGATGTAAGGTGGTATCAGTAGATAGAGAAAGTGAAATGCAAAGTATGGGGTGA